A region from the Rhodamnia argentea isolate NSW1041297 chromosome 7, ASM2092103v1, whole genome shotgun sequence genome encodes:
- the LOC115750842 gene encoding uncharacterized protein LOC115750842 isoform X2, protein MLRKPFHGWRRIKQEIQKLTAFRAPSPYLNPVREWPSSATNPTPLISVSPLPPQSHFRFTHHESLSTSCLATGPSAAAYYSRAPVPDPNTHFEDPILDVKSPIESSDDQRENGGDGEGFGRRRTLPGERVLLFTCVSGDDGKCSVYVVETKHNSQVRSLIICPHDLVTLESLKQNPEVVNKLEVYPGDMYDVAKEQLMKYGGQVMPLKEQVANMLEVYLGCGFRVSYEKAMEYGYGFMVHHFPLQVALCSEKQLSTKISLIEASLMFETTDILVGPWKRRAVPSRCSCLWRLCLLHLLKWIQSGIYVGWKK, encoded by the exons ATGTTACGAAAACCTTTCCATGGATGGAGGAGGATCAAGCAAGAAATCCAGAAATTGACAGCCTTTCGCGCGCCTTCACCTTACCTTAACCCGGTTCGTGAATGGCCCAGCTCGGCCACTAACCCCACTCCACTCATCTCGGTCTCTCCTCTCCCACCCCAGTCTCACTTTCGTTTTACCCACCACGAAAGTCTCTCTACCAGCTGCCTCGCGACTGGGCCATCCGCTGCCGCTTACTACTCTCGTGCGCCCGTGCCCGATCCCAATACCCACTTCGAGGATCCGATTCTCGATGTGAAGAGTCCGATAGAGAGCTCCGATGACCAGAGGGAGAAtggcggcgacggcgagggATTCGGTCGCAGGAGGACGCTTCCCGGGGAACGCGTGTTACTCTTCACGTGCGTGTCCGGGGACGACGGCAAGTGCTCCGTGTACGTGGTCGAGACCAAACATAACTCTCAG GTGAGATCTTTGATAATATGCCCGCACGATTTGGTTACGCTTGAATCGCTGAAGCAAAATCCAGAG GTTGTTAATAAGCTTGAGGTATATCCCGGAGATATGTATGATGTAGCGAAGGAACAACTAATGAAGTATGGTGGCCAAGTTATGCCTCTCAAAGAACAA GTTGCTAATATGCTTGAGGTCTATCTCGGATGTGGGTTTCGTGTATCATATGAAAAAGCAATGGAGTATGGCTACGGGTTTATGGTGCATCATTTCCCATTACAA GTTGCCCTGTGTAGTGAAAAGCAACTCTCGACAAAGATATCTTTAATTGAAGCATCACTTATGTTTGAAACG ACTGACATTCTGGTTGGTCCTTGGAAAAGACGGGCCGTTCCATCAAGATGCTCTTGTCTGTGGCGTCTTTGCTTGTTGCATTTGCTCAAGTGGATCCAATCTGGTATCTACGTTGGATGGAAGAAATGA
- the LOC115750845 gene encoding peroxidase 27-like yields the protein MAVQKLLSLLVFQLVLVAFVLDITNAQGLKVGFYSNTCPNAEKIVKKTVTSFISRSPSLAGPLLRMFFHDCFVRGCDGSVLLNSTSSNQAEKDAFPNLSLRGYPVIDAVKAALEQQCRGVVSCADIIALVARDAVSLTNGPFWQVPTGRRDGRVSKITDALNNLPPPSSSISTLKSTFAAKGLTVKDLVVLSGAHTIGVSHCTSFANRLYNFTGKNDSDPSMDPNYVAQLKTKCKPNDATTIVEMDPGSSEKFDVDYYTLVSKRRGLFQSDAALLSDSTTKAYVQLQLTSKSTFAKDFGASMVNMGKISVLTGKSGEIRKKCYLVN from the exons ATGGCTGTTCAGAAGCTTCTCTCCCTCCTGGTTTTCCAACTCGTGCTCGTCGCTTTCGTCCTCGACATCACCAATGCTCAAGGCCTCAAAGTAGGGTTCTACAGCAACACGTGCCCTAACGCTGAGAAGATCGTTAAGAAGACGGTGACGAGCTTCATTTCTCGATCCCCCTCTCTCGCCGGTCCTCTCTTGAGGATGTTTTTCCATGACTGCTTCGTCAGG GGATGCGATGGTTCTGTCCTACTGAATTCAACATCTTCTAACCAAGCAGAGAAAGATGCATTTCCAAACCTGTCACTGAGAGGATACCCAGTCATTGACGCAGTCAAAGCTGCCCTTGAACAACAATGTCGTGGTGTTGTCTCTTGTGCTGATATTATTGCCCTAGTTGCTCGTGATGCAGTTTCCCTG ACGAATGGACCATTTTGGCAAGTTCCCACAGGAAGGAGGGATGGTAGGGTGTCGAAGATCACTGATGCATTAAATAATTTGCCGCCTCCTAGTTCCAGCATTTCTACGCTTAAATCCACCTTTGCCGCGAAGGGTCTTACCGTCAAAGACCTTGTTGTTCTCTCAG GGGCACACACCATCGGGGTGTCTCACTGTACCTCCTTCGCGAACCGTCTGTACAACTTCACCGGCAAGAACGACTCTGACCCGTCCATGGACCCCAACTACGTTGCTCAGCTCAAGACCAAGTGCAAGCCGAATGACGCCACCACAATTGTCGAGATGGACCCGGGGAGCTCCGAGAAGTTCGATGTGGACTACTACACCCTCGTCTCCAAGAGGAGAGGCCTCTTCCAGTCAGATGCCGCGCTGCTCAGTGACAGCACCACCAAAGCCTACGTGCAGCTCCAGCTGACGAGCAAATCGACATTTGCCAAGGACTTTGGCGCGTCCATGGTGAACATGGGTAAGATCAGCGTTCTCACCGGCAAATCCGGCGAGATTAGGAAGAAATGCTATTTGGTTAATTAA
- the LOC115750844 gene encoding peroxidase 3-like, producing MGRLCDLGIRIVLGFLGFAVVSTQAQLEMGYYSKSCPKAESIVRKFVEDHIRNAPSVAAALPRMHFHDCFVRGCDGSVLLNSTSSNQAEKDSIPNFTQTGYDFIDRVKSLLEAKCPGIVSCADIVALATRDAIVATGGPFWRVPTGRRDGDISRASEALSLLPAPSYNFTTLQIIFANIGLDLKDLVLLSGAHTIGVSHCSAFRYRLYNFTGVGDQDPSLDSEYAANLKAKTCRNPSHNSIVEMDPGSHGTFDLSYYRLVLKRRGLFESDSALTTSPVTKLFIRQILQGSLDDFYAQFALAMEKMGRINVKIGSAGEIRKHCALVNS from the exons ATGGGAAGACTGTGTGATTTGGGCATTCGGATTGTTTTGGGTTTTCTAGGGTTCGCTGTTGTCTCAACTCAAGCTCAACTTGAGATGGGTTATTATTCAAAGAGTTGCCCAAAAGCCGAAAGTATTGTGAGAAAGTTTGTCGAAGATCACATCCGCAATGCTCCATCCGTAGCCGCCGCACTACCGAGGATGCACTTTCATGATTGCTTCGTTAGG GGTTGTGATGGTTCGGTGCTTTTGAACTCTACTTCGAGCAACCAAGCAGAGAAAGATTCTATTCCAAATTTCACTCAGACAGGCTACGACTTCATTGATCGAGTGAAGAGCCTTCTTGAAGCTAAATGCCCTGGAATCGTCTCTTGTGCGGACATCGTAGCTCTGGCCACGAGAGATGCAATTGTCGCCACT GGAGGTCCATTCTGGAGAGTTCCTACTGGGAGAAGAGATGGAGATATTTCAAGGGCATCAGAAGCATTGAGCTTACTCCCTGCTCCATCCTACAATTTCACCACTCTCCAGATAATTTTCGCCAATATAGGACTTGATCTTAAAGACTTGGTTTTATTGAGCG GAGCTCACACGATTGGTGTATCTCACTGCTCGGCTTTCCGCTACCGGCTATACAACTTCACCGGCGTCGGGGATCAAGACCCGTCCTTGGATAGCGAGTATGCGGCGAATCTCAAGGCCAAGACATGCAGGAACCCGAGTCACAACTCCATCGTGGAGATGGATCCGGGCAGCCACGGAACCTTCGACCTCAGCTACTATAGACTTGTGCTTAAGAGGAGAGGCCTCTTTGAATCGGATTCTGCTCTCACCACCAGTCCCGTTACCAAGCTCTTCATCAGACAAATCCTTCAAGGGTCACTTGACGACTTCTATGCTCAATTTGCCTTGGCAATGGAGAAGATGGGCCGGATCAACGTGAAGATCGGGTCGGCGGGTGAGATAAGAAAGCACTGCGCTCTGGTGAATAGCTAA
- the LOC115750839 gene encoding traB domain-containing protein-like isoform X1, with the protein MNCPTRPLALLRSSRSLLSSLSSSTVRTSHPRLRFVSPSKTTRCSLSTIPSKNRPSSIATRPATAMDPCAPEPDSNSVEDFVHIDDPNPNVESLSESFVGVDVAREDDGDEAAYRSGGEGDGEGSNLRRTLPEELSRSVVVLTCESSAEGGTCDVHLVGTAHVSEESCREVEAVISYLKPQVVFLELCPNRVALLTPQNLKVPTFGEMVEMFKKKHNAFGILYSWFLAKVANKLEVYPGAEFRVAFEEAMKYGGKVILGDRPIQVTLRRTWGKMPLWHKIKLIYSLLFQAVFLPSPEDLNKMLKDLDDVDMLTLVIQEMSKEFPTLMETLVHERDQYMSWTLLKVAREHSSVVAVVGKGHLAGIRKHWQQPVVVKDLLEVPSKKPAVSTVKMLSSLGIAVAGVAILSGIYFGWKK; encoded by the exons ATGAATTGCCCGACTCGCCCACTCGCCCTGCTCCGCTCATCtcgctctctcctctcctccctctcGTCTTCTACTGTCAGAACCTCCCACCCACGTCTCAGATTCGTTTCACCCTCCAAAACCACCAGGTGTAGTCTCTCCACTATCCCCTCTAAGAACCGCCCGAGCTCCATCGCGACCAGACCCGCCACCGCCATGGACCCTTGCGCGCCCGAGCCTGACTCGAATTCGGTCGAGGATTTCGTCCACATCGACGATCCGAACCCAAACGTGGAGAGCCTGAGTGAGAGCTTCGTTGGGGTCGATGTCGCGAGGGAGGACGACGGCGACGAGGCTGCTTATCGGAGCGGCGGTGAAGGCGATGGCGAGGGATCCAATCTGAGGAGGACGCTTCCCGAAGAACTCTCCAGGAGCGTGGTGGTCCTCACGTGCGAGTCCTCAGCAGAGGGCGGCACGTGTGACGTGCACTTGGTCGGGACGGCCCATGTGTCTGAG GAATCTTGTAGAGAAGTAGAGGCAGTGATCAGTTACTTGAAACCACAg GTGGTATTTTTGGAGTTATGCCCTAATCGAGTGGCTCTACTTACCCCGCAGAATCTGAAG GTACCTACATTCGGAGAAATGGTGGAAATGTTCAAGAAAAAACACAACGCATTCGGAATCCTTTACAGCTGGTTCCTTGCCAAG GTTGCTAATAAGCTTGAGGTCTATCCTGGAGCTGAGTTTCGTGTAGCATTTGAAGAAGCAATGAAGTATGGAGGCAAGGTTATATTAGGCGATCGCCCAATACAG GTTACCTTACGAAGGACATGGGGAAAAATGCCACTCTGGCATAAGATAAAGTTAATATATTCCTTACTTTTCCAAGCAGTCTTCCTACCAAGCCCCGAGGATCTTAATAAAATG CTGAAGGACCTGGACGATGTGGACATGCTGACTCTTGTGATTCAAGAAATGAGCAAGGAATTTCCCACCCTAATGGAGACACTTGTTCATGAGCGAGATCA GTACATGTCATGGACATTGCTAAAAGTTGCGAGAGAACATAGTTCAGTTGTTGCAGTTGTCGGCAAGGGCCATCTTGCCGGTATCAGGAAGCATTGGCAGCAGCCTGTGGTG GTAAAGGATCTTCTGGAAGTTCCTTCGAAAAAGCCAGCCGTTTCTACAGTCAAAATGCTCTCATCTTTGGGTATCGCAGTTGCTGGGGTGGCCATCCTCTCTGGTATCTACTTTGGATGGAAGAAATGA
- the LOC115750839 gene encoding traB domain-containing protein-like isoform X2 produces the protein MNCPTRPLALLRSSRSLLSSLSSSTVRTSHPRLRFVSPSKTTRCSLSTIPSKNRPSSIATRPATAMDPCAPEPDSNSVEDFVHIDDPNPNVESLSESFVGVDVAREDDGDEAAYRSGGEGDGEGSNLRRTLPEELSRSVVVLTCESSAEGGTCDVHLVGTAHVSEESCREVEAVISYLKPQVVFLELCPNRVALLTPQNLKVPTFGEMVEMFKKKHNAFGILYSWFLAKVANKLEVYPGAEFRVAFEEAMKYGGKVILGDRPIQVTLRRTWGKMPLWHKIKLIYSLLFQAVFLPSPEDLNKMVRDLDDVDMLTLVIQEMSKEFPTLMETLVHERDQYMSWTLLKVAREHSSVVAVVGKGHLAGIRKHWQQPVVVKDLLEVPSKKPAVSTVKMLSSLGIAVAGVAILSGIYFGWKK, from the exons ATGAATTGCCCGACTCGCCCACTCGCCCTGCTCCGCTCATCtcgctctctcctctcctccctctcGTCTTCTACTGTCAGAACCTCCCACCCACGTCTCAGATTCGTTTCACCCTCCAAAACCACCAGGTGTAGTCTCTCCACTATCCCCTCTAAGAACCGCCCGAGCTCCATCGCGACCAGACCCGCCACCGCCATGGACCCTTGCGCGCCCGAGCCTGACTCGAATTCGGTCGAGGATTTCGTCCACATCGACGATCCGAACCCAAACGTGGAGAGCCTGAGTGAGAGCTTCGTTGGGGTCGATGTCGCGAGGGAGGACGACGGCGACGAGGCTGCTTATCGGAGCGGCGGTGAAGGCGATGGCGAGGGATCCAATCTGAGGAGGACGCTTCCCGAAGAACTCTCCAGGAGCGTGGTGGTCCTCACGTGCGAGTCCTCAGCAGAGGGCGGCACGTGTGACGTGCACTTGGTCGGGACGGCCCATGTGTCTGAG GAATCTTGTAGAGAAGTAGAGGCAGTGATCAGTTACTTGAAACCACAg GTGGTATTTTTGGAGTTATGCCCTAATCGAGTGGCTCTACTTACCCCGCAGAATCTGAAG GTACCTACATTCGGAGAAATGGTGGAAATGTTCAAGAAAAAACACAACGCATTCGGAATCCTTTACAGCTGGTTCCTTGCCAAG GTTGCTAATAAGCTTGAGGTCTATCCTGGAGCTGAGTTTCGTGTAGCATTTGAAGAAGCAATGAAGTATGGAGGCAAGGTTATATTAGGCGATCGCCCAATACAG GTTACCTTACGAAGGACATGGGGAAAAATGCCACTCTGGCATAAGATAAAGTTAATATATTCCTTACTTTTCCAAGCAGTCTTCCTACCAAGCCCCGAGGATCTTAATAAAATGGTAAG GGACCTGGACGATGTGGACATGCTGACTCTTGTGATTCAAGAAATGAGCAAGGAATTTCCCACCCTAATGGAGACACTTGTTCATGAGCGAGATCA GTACATGTCATGGACATTGCTAAAAGTTGCGAGAGAACATAGTTCAGTTGTTGCAGTTGTCGGCAAGGGCCATCTTGCCGGTATCAGGAAGCATTGGCAGCAGCCTGTGGTG GTAAAGGATCTTCTGGAAGTTCCTTCGAAAAAGCCAGCCGTTTCTACAGTCAAAATGCTCTCATCTTTGGGTATCGCAGTTGCTGGGGTGGCCATCCTCTCTGGTATCTACTTTGGATGGAAGAAATGA
- the LOC115750842 gene encoding uncharacterized protein LOC115750842 isoform X1, with protein MLRKPFHGWRRIKQEIQKLTAFRAPSPYLNPVREWPSSATNPTPLISVSPLPPQSHFRFTHHESLSTSCLATGPSAAAYYSRAPVPDPNTHFEDPILDVKSPIESSDDQRENGGDGEGFGRRRTLPGERVLLFTCVSGDDGKCSVYVVETKHNSQGLCREETTMIFSLERNVRSLIICPHDLVTLESLKQNPEVVNKLEVYPGDMYDVAKEQLMKYGGQVMPLKEQVANMLEVYLGCGFRVSYEKAMEYGYGFMVHHFPLQVALCSEKQLSTKISLIEASLMFETTDILVGPWKRRAVPSRCSCLWRLCLLHLLKWIQSGIYVGWKK; from the exons ATGTTACGAAAACCTTTCCATGGATGGAGGAGGATCAAGCAAGAAATCCAGAAATTGACAGCCTTTCGCGCGCCTTCACCTTACCTTAACCCGGTTCGTGAATGGCCCAGCTCGGCCACTAACCCCACTCCACTCATCTCGGTCTCTCCTCTCCCACCCCAGTCTCACTTTCGTTTTACCCACCACGAAAGTCTCTCTACCAGCTGCCTCGCGACTGGGCCATCCGCTGCCGCTTACTACTCTCGTGCGCCCGTGCCCGATCCCAATACCCACTTCGAGGATCCGATTCTCGATGTGAAGAGTCCGATAGAGAGCTCCGATGACCAGAGGGAGAAtggcggcgacggcgagggATTCGGTCGCAGGAGGACGCTTCCCGGGGAACGCGTGTTACTCTTCACGTGCGTGTCCGGGGACGACGGCAAGTGCTCCGTGTACGTGGTCGAGACCAAACATAACTCTCAG GGATTATGTAGAGAAGAAACCACGATGATCTTTTCCCTGGAACGAAAT GTGAGATCTTTGATAATATGCCCGCACGATTTGGTTACGCTTGAATCGCTGAAGCAAAATCCAGAG GTTGTTAATAAGCTTGAGGTATATCCCGGAGATATGTATGATGTAGCGAAGGAACAACTAATGAAGTATGGTGGCCAAGTTATGCCTCTCAAAGAACAA GTTGCTAATATGCTTGAGGTCTATCTCGGATGTGGGTTTCGTGTATCATATGAAAAAGCAATGGAGTATGGCTACGGGTTTATGGTGCATCATTTCCCATTACAA GTTGCCCTGTGTAGTGAAAAGCAACTCTCGACAAAGATATCTTTAATTGAAGCATCACTTATGTTTGAAACG ACTGACATTCTGGTTGGTCCTTGGAAAAGACGGGCCGTTCCATCAAGATGCTCTTGTCTGTGGCGTCTTTGCTTGTTGCATTTGCTCAAGTGGATCCAATCTGGTATCTACGTTGGATGGAAGAAATGA
- the LOC115750842 gene encoding uncharacterized protein LOC115750842 isoform X3, with translation MLRKPFHGWRRIKQEIQKLTAFRAPSPYLNPVREWPSSATNPTPLISVSPLPPQSHFRFTHHESLSTSCLATGPSAAAYYSRAPVPDPNTHFEDPILDVKSPIESSDDQRENGGDGEGFGRRRTLPGERVLLFTCVSGDDGKCSVYVVETKHNSQVVNKLEVYPGDMYDVAKEQLMKYGGQVMPLKEQVANMLEVYLGCGFRVSYEKAMEYGYGFMVHHFPLQVALCSEKQLSTKISLIEASLMFETTDILVGPWKRRAVPSRCSCLWRLCLLHLLKWIQSGIYVGWKK, from the exons ATGTTACGAAAACCTTTCCATGGATGGAGGAGGATCAAGCAAGAAATCCAGAAATTGACAGCCTTTCGCGCGCCTTCACCTTACCTTAACCCGGTTCGTGAATGGCCCAGCTCGGCCACTAACCCCACTCCACTCATCTCGGTCTCTCCTCTCCCACCCCAGTCTCACTTTCGTTTTACCCACCACGAAAGTCTCTCTACCAGCTGCCTCGCGACTGGGCCATCCGCTGCCGCTTACTACTCTCGTGCGCCCGTGCCCGATCCCAATACCCACTTCGAGGATCCGATTCTCGATGTGAAGAGTCCGATAGAGAGCTCCGATGACCAGAGGGAGAAtggcggcgacggcgagggATTCGGTCGCAGGAGGACGCTTCCCGGGGAACGCGTGTTACTCTTCACGTGCGTGTCCGGGGACGACGGCAAGTGCTCCGTGTACGTGGTCGAGACCAAACATAACTCTCAG GTTGTTAATAAGCTTGAGGTATATCCCGGAGATATGTATGATGTAGCGAAGGAACAACTAATGAAGTATGGTGGCCAAGTTATGCCTCTCAAAGAACAA GTTGCTAATATGCTTGAGGTCTATCTCGGATGTGGGTTTCGTGTATCATATGAAAAAGCAATGGAGTATGGCTACGGGTTTATGGTGCATCATTTCCCATTACAA GTTGCCCTGTGTAGTGAAAAGCAACTCTCGACAAAGATATCTTTAATTGAAGCATCACTTATGTTTGAAACG ACTGACATTCTGGTTGGTCCTTGGAAAAGACGGGCCGTTCCATCAAGATGCTCTTGTCTGTGGCGTCTTTGCTTGTTGCATTTGCTCAAGTGGATCCAATCTGGTATCTACGTTGGATGGAAGAAATGA